One segment of Candidatus Nitrospira nitrificans DNA contains the following:
- the pnp gene encoding polyribonucleotide nucleotidyltransferase — MIHVVEIDIAGRTLRLETGRIAKQADGSIWASYGDTVVLATAVAAQTAKPGIDFLPLTVDYQEKAYAAGKIPGGYFKREGRPAEKEVLTSRLIDRPLRPLFPEGYYFETQVIASVLSADKTGSSDVIGITAASAALAVSNIPFNGPVAGVKIGRVNGKLVVNPDLETMEQSELHLVVAGTADAVMMVEAGANELSEQTMLEALELAHSEIKKIVAKINELAQKVGRVKRAVVEESIDPVLQAEIKALVAQPIRDAIMIANKTARQERLDQVLADTIARLKKPDDPSSERHIKIVFHQLEYTEVRKMILEKRSRADGRGPSDIRPITCEVGALPRTHGSAIFTRGETQSLAVVTLGTTDDEQRIDALEGEYTRTFMLHYNFPPFSVGEARPLRTPGRREVGHGALAERALKPVIPGKDVFPYTLRIVSEILESNGSSSMATVCGGTLAMMDAGVPIKEPVAGIAMGLIKEGDDVIILSDILGLEDHLGDMDFKVCGTKNGVTALQMDIKIGGITTALMQQALEQARLGRLHILGHMAKALTGPRADLSTFAPRIYTMKVKQDKIRDIIGQGGKTIRGIQSDCGVKISVEDTGIVTIASADGTSLQKAKEIINRLTEEVEVGKIYTGTVRKIMDFGAFVEVLPGTDGLVHISQLAHHRVKAVSDEVAEGDQILVKVLEIDKQGKIRLSRKETLPAPTGGGANESAGG; from the coding sequence ATGATACACGTCGTAGAAATCGACATCGCAGGTCGAACCCTTCGCCTTGAAACCGGCCGAATCGCAAAGCAAGCTGACGGATCCATATGGGCCTCGTATGGCGACACGGTCGTCCTCGCGACAGCCGTGGCCGCGCAAACGGCCAAACCTGGGATCGATTTCCTTCCCTTGACCGTCGACTACCAGGAAAAGGCCTACGCGGCTGGGAAAATACCCGGAGGCTACTTCAAGCGAGAAGGTCGACCGGCTGAAAAGGAAGTCCTCACCAGCCGCTTGATCGACCGGCCGCTTCGCCCGTTATTTCCCGAAGGCTACTATTTCGAGACGCAAGTCATTGCCTCGGTCCTCTCGGCGGATAAGACGGGCTCGTCCGACGTCATCGGAATCACTGCGGCATCCGCCGCTCTCGCGGTATCGAACATTCCGTTCAACGGCCCCGTGGCCGGTGTCAAGATCGGTCGGGTCAACGGCAAGCTCGTCGTCAATCCCGACCTGGAAACGATGGAACAGAGCGAGCTCCATCTGGTGGTTGCGGGCACAGCGGATGCGGTGATGATGGTGGAGGCAGGCGCCAATGAATTATCCGAGCAGACGATGCTCGAGGCGCTGGAATTGGCTCACTCCGAGATTAAGAAAATCGTTGCGAAGATTAATGAATTGGCCCAGAAGGTCGGCAGAGTGAAGCGGGCGGTTGTTGAGGAGTCGATCGATCCCGTCTTGCAGGCCGAGATCAAGGCGTTGGTTGCGCAACCCATTCGTGACGCGATCATGATCGCCAACAAGACTGCCCGACAGGAGCGATTGGACCAGGTTCTGGCCGACACCATCGCAAGGCTGAAAAAGCCGGACGATCCCTCAAGCGAACGGCATATCAAGATCGTGTTCCATCAATTGGAATACACAGAAGTCCGGAAGATGATTTTGGAGAAGCGCTCTCGCGCCGACGGACGCGGCCCTTCGGATATTCGTCCGATTACTTGTGAAGTCGGCGCGTTGCCGCGAACCCATGGTTCGGCCATCTTTACCCGAGGCGAAACCCAGAGCTTGGCGGTGGTGACCCTGGGGACGACCGACGATGAACAGCGCATCGATGCGTTGGAAGGCGAGTACACGCGGACCTTTATGCTGCACTATAACTTCCCGCCGTTCAGCGTCGGTGAGGCGAGGCCCCTTCGCACGCCAGGACGGCGTGAGGTCGGGCACGGCGCATTGGCTGAACGGGCATTGAAGCCCGTCATACCGGGCAAGGACGTCTTCCCCTATACCTTACGCATCGTGTCTGAGATTTTGGAATCCAACGGGTCTTCCTCGATGGCAACCGTGTGCGGTGGGACGTTGGCCATGATGGACGCAGGCGTTCCGATCAAGGAGCCGGTGGCCGGCATCGCCATGGGATTGATCAAGGAAGGGGACGACGTCATCATTTTGTCGGACATTCTTGGCCTTGAAGATCATCTGGGCGATATGGACTTCAAAGTGTGCGGGACCAAGAACGGCGTGACGGCACTGCAAATGGATATAAAAATCGGCGGCATTACCACAGCCTTGATGCAGCAAGCCCTGGAGCAGGCGCGGCTGGGTCGCCTCCACATTCTCGGCCATATGGCGAAGGCCCTCACCGGTCCCCGCGCCGACTTGTCGACGTTTGCCCCTCGCATCTACACGATGAAGGTCAAGCAAGACAAGATTCGAGATATTATCGGACAGGGCGGCAAAACCATTCGCGGCATTCAGTCCGATTGCGGCGTCAAGATCAGCGTCGAAGATACCGGCATTGTGACCATTGCGTCTGCGGACGGCACGTCCTTGCAAAAAGCCAAAGAGATCATCAACCGCCTGACCGAGGAAGTTGAAGTCGGGAAAATCTATACGGGAACGGTGAGAAAGATCATGGATTTTGGCGCCTTTGTGGAGGTGCTGCCGGGCACCGATGGGTTGGTCCATATCTCACAGCTGGCGCATCACCGAGTGAAAGCCGTATCGGACGAGGTAGCCGAAGGCGATCAAATTCTTGTGAAAGTGCTGGAAATCGACAAGCAAGGCAAGATCAGACTCAGCCGAAAAGAAACCCTCCCCGCGCCGACGGGCGGCGGTGCAAACGAGTCAGCGGGCGGGTAA